A segment of the Anaerolineae bacterium genome:
GCCTATGCTTCACACGATTTCGAAGGCGATGACCTGCGAAGACATTGGACAGACCCGGAGTTGGAGAAAGTTGGAGATCACCCGGTGGTTTATGTAGGTGCAGGCAGTCACGCCAGTTATTTCCAAAAGGGGGAATATATGAGCGAAGTGGAATTGCCTTTCTTACGTCCTCTGGCGCTGGTAGTTGATCGCTTACAGTCTGTCTGGGTTGACTTTCTTCGCCAGGCTGGCTCAAAAGAATCTCAGAAGTCGTTTTTTACGTTTCGAGTTCCCTTCGTGGATTACGCGCGCGGCGATGGGCTGGTCATCGGAGCAGGCGGAACGAAACAGTGGGAGGCGATTCTCTTCGATGAAAACACGCCATGGGCGTGCAGGTATCACGGCCTGTGGGGATTGTATGCTGAAGACCCAATCGCTGGCGAAAACGCACCGGCCGGTCCAATCTACGATCGGGATGGGAACTTCCGGCGGTGTTGGATCGATCCATTAGGTTGGGCAGGTCTGGATAAAGTCACACCGCCGCATCAATTGATCCCTCGCATCGAAGAACAACTCAGGGCTCTTGATACCCAAATCCAGACCTTAGAAAAGGAAATTCGCCAAAAAACCCAGGAAATTCAGCGCTTAGAGGTTATCCATCAGGCTTTGGCTACGCAACCACAGCAGCAAAAAGCCTGTCTGGACTTGAATAAGAAAATTACCATCGCCGCTAAAGATTTGTGGGGGTCAAGACGAGAACTGGCAGAGACCAGACGGGTTTACCAGCTTGTCCAAAGCTATCGCCAACAAATTCTGGATGGAAAACCACCTTTGATACGCGCTCACATTCGCCATCGCCACGAGCCCTTGCCGGATACATCTAACTTGAATATATTGGCTGAAGGGGTTGCTACTTTGAGTGTGGGAATATTGTTAATAGGGGTGGTATTGCTGTGGTGGTTTGAACGACCCTATTTTCTGATCGGTCTGGCAGTTTTAATCGGTAGTCTGGTATTTATTGAAGCCGGATTTCGAGGGCAACTGGCGCGGTTGATCAACAGCATCTCAATCGGTCTGGCGATTGTCTCAGCATTTGTTTTGCTCTTTCATTTCTTCTGGCAAATCGTCCTGGTGGGGGTTTTGTTTGCCGGCTTATTCTTACTCTGGCAAAACTTCCGCGAACTAAGAAGATAGCCGATTGTAACGATAGTTGAGCAGTGCAATCTGCTCTGCAAGATGTGGGTTGATAGAGTCATCCCTCGCCCGCCAACTCCAGTATTGTCCCAGGCGGCCGGGATAATTCATTCGGGCTTCACTGCCCAGGCGTAGAAAATCTTGCAAAGGTGCGATCGCAAAGATCGCAACGGATGCCCAGGCGTATTGGATGAGTTGCCAACTAGGGTCCTGGTCAAGGAGGGGAAGGTAAAACCTTGCCGTGTCTCGAACTTTTTGATCAACGCCGGAATACCAGCCGAGCGTGGTATCGTTGTCGTGGGTACCGGTATAGACGACGCAGTGAGACGTAAAATTGTGGGGCAGGAATGGGTTACGCGGATTGTGATCATCGAAGGCAAATTGCAGGATTTTCATTCCGGGTAATCGAAATCGGTCGCGCAATTCAATCACATCGGTGGTGATCACTCCTAGATCCTCTGCAATAAACGGTAACTCTTCGCCAAGCTCGTTAACCAGCTGAGAGAATAAGCTCTTACCAGGTGCTTTGACCCAACGCCCTTTTTCCGCGGTGGGTAAGTGGGCAGGGATTTCCCAACAGGCGCAAAAGCCCCGAAAGTGATCAATGCGAAGGATATCTACCTGGGTCAAAGTGTGTCTGATGCGCTTTTTCCACCAGTCAAAGTTGGTTTCGCGGTGTACTCTCCAGTTGTAGATTGGATTTCCCCAGCGCTGGCCGGTGGGTGAAAAATAGTCTGGTGGCACACCGGCGATCAGGTGAGGATGTCCGTTTGCCTTTAGCTTGAATAACTGCGGGTTGCACCAGACATCGCAGCTATCCTGGGCAACAAAAATGGGAACATCGCCGATGATCTGAATAGCAGCCTGGTTTGCAGCAGAGCGGACTGCACGCCATTGGCGGTAGAACAGAAACTGTTGAAAACGATAGAAATCGACCAGTGCCTGATTTTGAGCCAGAAAGGTTTTTAAGGCGGTTGCGGTACGCTTGCGAAAGGGCTCATCCCATTCCATCCAGGGGCGTCCCTGGTGGGCCTGTTTCAATGCCATGAATAGAGCAAAATCTTCCAACCAATCGGCGTGATGCTTGCAAAATTGTTCAAATTCTTCTTGTAAATCTGGCGGACGGCGGTGACGAAAGTTATGGTAGGCGCGCCAGAGCAGGTTCGTTTTCCAGGGAATCAGCACACCAAAGTCAACTTGTTGAGGTGCAAATTCGGGTAAATCCCTGAGATCAGCCTGATCAAGAAGATTTTCCTGATAAAGCAGTTCCAGGCTGATCAGGTTAGGATTTCCGGCGAATGAAGAAAAACATTGATAGGGGGAATCACCGTATCCGGTTGGTCCGAGCGGCAAAATCTGCCACAATCCGCAGTTACTTTGCTTCAGAAAGTCAATCCATCGGAGCGCTTGCTGCCCTAGCTCTCCGATGCCATACCTGCCAGGCAGGCTGGAAGGATGGAGGAGGATTCCGCCGCTGCGCTTAAATTTCGAAGGGTTCGCGTTTGTTTTCGATGATTGCATCACTGGAAATGTGGTTAGAAGGGTAGTCAGCCGGCGCAACATCCGGATAGATCAGTGCGCCTGCTTCAATCAGGAAATTTTCTGGAACAATGCAGTTTTTTCCAATCATTGTAAATTGGATTGGATCGGGTTGCATTGAGCCAATGCGGGTATTTTTGCCTATCCAGACGTGCTTGTCAATAATTGAACGCTCGATGGTAGCGTGGCTTTCGATAACGGTGTCGGTCAGGATGATCGATTCACGGATAACGGCATTTTCATGGATGCGCACACCCGGCGAGAGAACACTGCGCTCAACAATGGCGCCTTCGGCGATGACACAACCATCCGAAACCAGGCTGTCTTGGATCAAAGCCCCTCTGGAGATACGGGCAGGAGGGCGTTCCTCTGTGCGCGTGTGGATTACCCAGGAGCGATCGTTGAGATCAATTGAGGGCTTGTCGGAGAGCAGGTCCATGTGAGCTTTCCAGTACGTATATGTGGTACCCACATCAACCCAGTAGCCGCTGTAAGGAAAACCCAGCACCCGTGCGCCATTGTGAACCATCTTGGGCAAAATATCCTTTCCAAAATCGTGGGATGAATTAGGGTCTTTATGATCTTCCCAGAGAACCCGGTCCAGAACATCCATACGGAAGACATAGACCCCCATGTTTGCGAGATTGGAGGGCGGTTGAGCTGGTTTTTCGATAAAAGAAATGACACGATAGTTCGAATCGACCTCAACAATGCCAAAACGAGAGGCCTCTTCCATTGGGACGCGAATGGTCGCCATGGTCAGATCGGCGTCGTGATCATGGTGAAAGGCAATCAAAGCGTCATAATCCATACAATAAACATGGTCTCCCGAGAGGATCAAAATGGTATCCGGATTATTGTGTTTGATGAAGCTAAAGTTCTGTTGGACTGCGTCCGCCGTACCCAGATACCAATCTGCACTGCGTCTCCCACGGAAGGGGGTATAGAGGCGCACTCCGCCAGTAAATTCGCGATCCAGATCCCAGGGACCGCCGCCTCCAATATGCTCGATGAGCGAATGAGGGCGGTATTGGAGTAAGATCATGACATCGAAGATGCCCGAATTGACGCAATTCGAAAGGGTAAAATCGATGATGCGATATTTGCCTGCAAAGGGTACTGCTGGTTTGGTGCGTTTTGCAGTCAGAACGCTTAGTCGACACCCTTCTCCACCAGCTAAAATGACGGCCCGAGTTTTCATAAGAGAACCCCTTTTGAAACCGAATAATGCAGCTTTTCTTGCACTACTTCTTGATAAACCCGCAGATATTCTCTGGCAGAGCGTGTCCAGGAAAAATCCTGGTTCATAGCATTTCGTTGCATGGCACGCCAGGCGCGCCGATTGGGAAAGACCTGGATTGCCCTGCGTAAAGTTGCTGCCAGTTCTTCGCTTTGAGGGTTTTGAAACAGGAAACCTGTAGAGGTGTAGGGATTGTTATCATCCACGATCGTATCCCGTAAGCCACCCGTCGCACGACCGACGGGCAGTGTTCCATATCGCATGGCGATCATTTGTGCCAATCCACAAGGTTCATAACGGGAGGGGATTAAGAGTAAATCGGCGGCGGCATACAAACGGTGGCTGAGGTTCGGATCATAGCGAAGGATGGCGCGCAGGCGATCGGGAATTTCGAGTTGAAGTTGGTAAACCGCTTGCTCCAGGGCAGGGTTGCCGGTTCCCAGAATTATTGCCTGCCAGGTTAAATCTCTCAAATGCCTCAAGGCGGCGATGGCAATATCAATGCCTTTTTGATAGTCCAGACGGGTAACCATGCCGATCAGGGGCGCGTCTGGCAGGGGTTTCCAGCCCAACTCTTCAAAAAGGCTTTTTTTATTACTGGCTTTTTGGGATAGACGATGGATGTCATACGGATAGGGAAGGTAGGAGTCCGTTGACGGATCCCAGGTCTTGAGGTCAAGTCCGTTCAGGATTCCCACAATGTCTGCCTGACGGGATGAGAGGTATTCCTCCAGCCCGGCGCCAAAATCGGCGGTTTGAATTTCTTTGGCGTAGGTTGGAGATACGGCAATAATGCGGTCAGCGGCATAAATCCCCAGAGGAAGCGGCAGATGCTGTGACCAGCTAGGCAAAGGGGAGTTGAGTGCCGGAGGTAAACCGAATTCTGTCAGTGCCTCCGCGGCGCCATGTCCAAGGTAGGGCAAATTATGTATCGTGATCACTCGCGCAGTATGACGGAAAAAA
Coding sequences within it:
- a CDS encoding 4-alpha-glucanotransferase (amylomaltase) → MWQILPLGPTGYGDSPYQCFSSFAGNPNLISLELLYQENLLDQADLRDLPEFAPQQVDFGVLIPWKTNLLWRAYHNFRHRRPPDLQEEFEQFCKHHADWLEDFALFMALKQAHQGRPWMEWDEPFRKRTATALKTFLAQNQALVDFYRFQQFLFYRQWRAVRSAANQAAIQIIGDVPIFVAQDSCDVWCNPQLFKLKANGHPHLIAGVPPDYFSPTGQRWGNPIYNWRVHRETNFDWWKKRIRHTLTQVDILRIDHFRGFCACWEIPAHLPTAEKGRWVKAPGKSLFSQLVNELGEELPFIAEDLGVITTDVIELRDRFRLPGMKILQFAFDDHNPRNPFLPHNFTSHCVVYTGTHDNDTTLGWYSGVDQKVRDTARFYLPLLDQDPSWQLIQYAWASVAIFAIAPLQDFLRLGSEARMNYPGRLGQYWSWRARDDSINPHLAEQIALLNYRYNRLSS
- a CDS encoding Glucose-1-phosphate adenylyltransferase, which encodes MKTRAVILAGGEGCRLSVLTAKRTKPAVPFAGKYRIIDFTLSNCVNSGIFDVMILLQYRPHSLIEHIGGGGPWDLDREFTGGVRLYTPFRGRRSADWYLGTADAVQQNFSFIKHNNPDTILILSGDHVYCMDYDALIAFHHDHDADLTMATIRVPMEEASRFGIVEVDSNYRVISFIEKPAQPPSNLANMGVYVFRMDVLDRVLWEDHKDPNSSHDFGKDILPKMVHNGARVLGFPYSGYWVDVGTTYTYWKAHMDLLSDKPSIDLNDRSWVIHTRTEERPPARISRGALIQDSLVSDGCVIAEGAIVERSVLSPGVRIHENAVIRESIILTDTVIESHATIERSIIDKHVWIGKNTRIGSMQPDPIQFTMIGKNCIVPENFLIEAGALIYPDVAPADYPSNHISSDAIIENKREPFEI
- a CDS encoding Glycogen synthase, ADP-glucose transglucosylase, giving the protein MMKVFYLAAEAEPYVKVGGLGDVAGSLPHALQEISHSNEFDIRVAIPFHGAIQQQPPPLKFLAALQIPHYPQPLQAQVYEVEHTPVKTYFISGTPFTREAPVYSADAGFDGLKFTFFSLACLEFIQAIGWQPDVVHANDWHTAPALYALLVRQEDFFRHTARVITIHNLPYLGHGAAEALTEFGLPPALNSPLPSWSQHLPLPLGIYAADRIIAVSPTYAKEIQTADFGAGLEEYLSSRQADIVGILNGLDLKTWDPSTDSYLPYPYDIHRLSQKASNKKSLFEELGWKPLPDAPLIGMVTRLDYQKGIDIAIAALRHLRDLTWQAIILGTGNPALEQAVYQLQLEIPDRLRAILRYDPNLSHRLYAAADLLLIPSRYEPCGLAQMIAMRYGTLPVGRATGGLRDTIVDDNNPYTSTGFLFQNPQSEELAATLRRAIQVFPNRRAWRAMQRNAMNQDFSWTRSAREYLRVYQEVVQEKLHYSVSKGVLL